One region of Syngnathus scovelli strain Florida chromosome 15, RoL_Ssco_1.2, whole genome shotgun sequence genomic DNA includes:
- the cdkn2aipnl gene encoding CDKN2AIP N-terminal-like protein, giving the protein MSGSDEDESITKKDVVQRLEKFRGHSESDKHWVHRREFILRNKKEYKGKVLRDRLLSLSMVWANNVFLGCRYNAEVLDKVKEMAQGIEVEDAPVFVTRDDIMKRKQNK; this is encoded by the exons ATGTCGGGCTCGGACGAGGATGAGTCTATCACGAAAAAGGATGTGGTCCAACGTCTGGAGAAGTTCAGGGGACACTCGGAGAGCGACAAGCACTGGGTGCACAGGAGAGAGTTCATACTACGGAATAAAAAAGAGTATAagggcaaggtgctgagggatCGTCTACTTTCACTTTCAATGGTGTGGGCCAACAATGTCTTCCTCGGCTGCAG ATATAACGCGGAGGTCCTGGACAAAGTGAAAGAAATGGCCCAGGGCATCGAGGTGGAGGACGCGCCAGTCTTCGTGACAAGAGATGATATTATGAAGCGGAAGCAG AACAAATGA
- the ube2b gene encoding ubiquitin-conjugating enzyme E2 B, protein MSTPARRRLMRDFKRLQEDPPTGVSGAPSENNIMLWNAVIFGPVGTPFEDGTFKLLIEFSEEYPNKPPTVRFVSRMFHPNVYADGSICLDILQNRWSPTYDVSSILTSIQSLLDEPNPNSPANSQAAQLYQENKREYEKRVTAIVEQSWVDV, encoded by the exons ATGTCCACCCCGGCGAGGAGACGCCTTATGAGGGATTTTAAAAG ACTTCAAGAGGACCCTCCCACCGGTGTGAGCGGAGCACCTTCGGAGAACAATATCATGCTATGGAACGCCGTTATTTTTGG GCCCGTCGGCACGCCATTTGAAGATG GAACATTTAAGCTTCTGATTGAGTTCTCAGAGGAGTATCCAAACAAGCCTCCCACGGTTCGCTTTGTATCCAGAATGTTTCACCCCAATG TCTACGCAGATGGCAGTATATGTTTAGACATCCTCCAAAACCGCTGGAGCCCCACATATGACGTGTCGTCCATACTCACATCCATCCAG tctttgcTAGATGAGCCCAACCCCAATAGCCCGGCAAACAGCCAAGCGGCGCAGCTTTACCAGGAGAACAAGCGCGAGTACGAGAAACGAGTGACAGCCATTGTGGAGCAGAGCTGGGTGGACGTGTGA
- the ppp2cab gene encoding serine/threonine-protein phosphatase 2A catalytic subunit alpha isoform: MDEKLFTKELDQWIEQLNECKQLTEGQVKNLCEKAKEILTKESNVQEVRCPVTVCGDVHGQFHDLMELFKIGGRSPDTNYLFMGDYVDRGYYSVETVSLLVALKVRFRERITILRGNHESRQITQVYGFYDECLRKYGNANVWKYFTDLFDYLPLTALVDSQIFCLHGGLSPSIDTLDHIRALDRLQEVPHEGPMCDLLWSDPDDRGGWGISPRGAGYTFGQDISETFNHANRLTLVSRAHQLVMEGYNWCHERNVVTIFSAPNYCYRCGNQAAIMELDDTLKYSFLQFDPAPRRGEPHVTRRTPDYFL; the protein is encoded by the exons atgGACGAAAAGCTGTTTACGAAGGAGCTGGATCAATGGATCGAGCAGCTAAACGAATGCAAACAGCTCACGGAGGGACAAGTGAAGAATTTGTGCGAAAAG GCCAAGGAGATCCTGACGAAGGAGTCCAACGTGCAGGAGGTGCGATGCCCTGTGACAGTGTGCGGCGACGTGCATGGCCAGTTCCATGACCTTATGGAGCTTTTCAAAATTGGCGGAAGATCTCCTGACACAAACTACCTGTTCATGGGCGACTACGTTGACCGGGGCTACTACTCCGTGGAGACCGTCTCTTTACTTGTAGCACTTAAG GTTCGTTTCCGGGAGCGCATCACCATCTTGCGCGGCAATCATGAAAGCAGACAGATCACGCAAGTGTACGGTTTCTACGACGAGTGTCTGCGCAAGTACGGCAATGCCAACGTGTGGAAGTACTTCACTGACCTGTTCGATTACCTCCCGCTCACCGCCTTGGTCGACTCTCAG attTTTTGTCTTCACGGCGGTTTGTCACCATCGATTGACACACTGGACCATATTAGGGCGCTAGATCGTTTACAGGAAGTGCCTCATGAG GGTCCCATGTGCGACCTGCTGTGGTCAGACCCGGACGACCGCGGCGGCTGGGGCATCTCGCCGCGAGGGGCCGGCTACACCTTTGGCCAGGACATCTCGGAGACGTTCAACCACGCTAACCGCCTCACGCTTGTGTCTCGCGCCCATCAGCTGGTCATGGAG GGTTACAACTGGTGCCACGAGAGGAACGTGGTGACGATATTCAGTGCTCCCAATTACTGCTATCGCTGCGGCAACCAGGCAGCCATCATGGAGCTGGACGACACCCTCAAATACTCCTT CTTGCAGTTTGACCCAGCGCCTCGCAGAGGGGAACCCCACGTCACTCGCCGCACCCCAGACTACTTCTTGTAA
- the skp1 gene encoding S-phase kinase-associated protein 1 has protein sequence MPTIKLQSSDGEIFEVDVEIAKQSVTIKTMLEDLGMDDEGDDDPVPLPNVNAAILKKVIQWCTHHKDDPPPPEDDENKEKRTDDIPVWDQEFLKVDQGTLFELILAANYLDIKGLLDVTCKTVANMIKGKTPEEIRKTFNIKNDFTEEEEAQVRKENQWCEEK, from the exons ATGCCCACAATAAAGTTACAGAGCTCTGATGGGGAAATCTTCGAAGTGGACGTGGAAATCGCCAAGCAATCCGTCACCATCAAAACCATGTTAGAAG ATTTGGGGATGGACGACGAAGGAGACGACGACCCTGTGCCGCTCCCAAATGTCAATGCAGCCATTCTGAAGAAG GTGATCCAGTGGTGCACCCACCACAAGGacgacccccctccccccgagGACGACGAGAACAAGGAGAAAAGGACGGACGACATCCCCGTCTGGGATCAGGAGTTCCTCAAAGTGGACCAAGGGACCTTGTTTGAACTTATTCTG GCGGCCAATTACTTGGACATCAAGGGTCTGCTGGACGTGACGTGCAAGACAGTGGCCAACATGATCAAAGGCAAAACACCCGAGGAGATCCGCAAGACCTTCAACATCAAGAACgacttcacagaggaggaagAGGCCCAG GTGCGCAAAGAGAACCAGTGGTGCGAAGAGAAGTAG